A window of the Verrucomicrobiia bacterium genome harbors these coding sequences:
- the proB gene encoding glutamate 5-kinase codes for MRSELLKHMDRIVVKVGTGVLTDAQKRLDFNRMQALVAQLARLQKAGKQVVLVTSGAVGAGMGVLGFDKRPTEVSEQQACAAVGQSRLMAMYESLFAPFGIHVAQVLLTHADLEHKERNLNARNTLVTLLNRNVVPIINENDAVSFTELKFGDNDKLSALVAALLPADLLVILTTVDGVIENFGKPSARLMSTVEKVESAEGEASGTTSTTAVGGMLSKMQAAKIATRSGIPLIIASGLTGDSLDRIIKHEEVGTLFLPSTRKLKSRKRWIAFFHKPKGTLVVDDGAKKALRESGKSLLQPGIARCEGNFGAGEVVKICDKDGTEFARGIAAYDSDFIRAGEAKRVEIVHRDNLVIL; via the coding sequence ATGCGGAGCGAATTGCTCAAGCACATGGATCGGATCGTGGTCAAGGTCGGCACTGGCGTGCTGACCGATGCCCAGAAGCGTCTCGACTTTAACCGCATGCAGGCGCTCGTCGCCCAGCTGGCCCGGTTGCAAAAGGCGGGTAAACAAGTCGTGCTCGTCACCTCCGGCGCCGTCGGCGCAGGCATGGGCGTGCTCGGCTTTGACAAGCGCCCTACTGAGGTCTCCGAGCAACAGGCCTGCGCCGCCGTCGGCCAGTCCCGCCTCATGGCGATGTATGAGTCCCTATTCGCCCCCTTCGGCATCCACGTCGCGCAAGTCCTCCTCACCCACGCCGATCTGGAGCACAAGGAACGCAACCTGAACGCGCGCAACACGCTCGTCACTTTGCTCAACCGCAACGTCGTCCCCATCATCAACGAGAACGACGCCGTCTCCTTCACCGAACTGAAGTTCGGCGATAACGACAAACTCTCCGCCCTCGTCGCCGCGCTCTTGCCCGCCGACCTGCTTGTCATCCTCACGACGGTAGATGGCGTCATTGAAAATTTCGGCAAGCCCAGCGCCCGCCTCATGTCCACCGTGGAAAAAGTGGAATCAGCGGAAGGTGAAGCCAGCGGCACCACCAGCACCACCGCCGTCGGTGGCATGCTCTCCAAGATGCAGGCCGCCAAGATCGCCACGCGCTCCGGCATCCCGCTCATCATCGCCTCCGGCCTCACCGGCGATTCCCTCGACCGCATCATCAAGCACGAAGAAGTCGGCACCCTCTTTCTCCCCAGCACGCGCAAGCTCAAGAGCCGCAAACGCTGGATCGCCTTCTTCCACAAACCCAAAGGCACCTTGGTGGTGGATGACGGTGCAAAGAAAGCATTACGCGAATCCGGCAAGAGCCTCTTGCAACCTGGCATCGCCCGCTGCGAAGGCAACTTCGGCGCTGGCGAAGTCGTGAAAATCTGTGACAAGGACGGCACCGAATTCGCCCGCGGCATCGCCGCCTACGACTCCGATTTCATCCGCGCCGGCGAAGCCAAACGAG
- a CDS encoding metalloregulator ArsR/SmtB family transcription factor, which translates to MVEYKSKLLDRTFGALADPTRRRLLEQLAVGDECVTDLAKAHSMSLAAVSKHLIVLEKAGLVKRRKQGRVHSLKLEAKPMREAQAWIDRYRKFWEGNLDQFEKYLETLQAKENKNVIDK; encoded by the coding sequence ATGGTTGAATATAAATCCAAGTTGTTGGACCGGACTTTTGGGGCGCTTGCTGATCCGACGCGGCGGCGGCTTTTGGAGCAGCTGGCGGTGGGGGATGAGTGTGTGACGGATCTGGCGAAGGCGCATTCGATGTCGCTGGCGGCGGTGTCGAAGCATCTCATCGTGCTGGAGAAGGCGGGGCTGGTGAAGCGGCGGAAGCAGGGGCGGGTGCATTCGCTGAAGCTGGAGGCAAAGCCGATGCGGGAGGCGCAGGCGTGGATCGATCGTTACCGGAAGTTCTGGGAGGGGAACTTGGATCAGTTCGAGAAATATTTGGAAACCTTACAAGCGAAAGAGAATAAAAATGTCATCGATAAATAA
- a CDS encoding SRPBCC domain-containing protein, with protein sequence MSSINKVEKPDNATLIITRLLNAPQELAFRAWTSPEHIRQWMRPEPGMIVPSAKMDLRVGGKLRIQMQDPKGEYFTAAGEFREVKAPEKLVYTWDWEKDGSGDDFGEGEGKVSLITVEFLKRGEKQTEFVMTHTRFATVESRDSHAGGWGRAVDVLAEYVEKVG encoded by the coding sequence ATGTCATCGATAAATAAAGTGGAGAAGCCGGATAATGCGACGCTGATCATCACGCGTTTGCTGAATGCACCGCAGGAGCTGGCGTTCCGGGCGTGGACGTCGCCAGAGCATATCCGGCAGTGGATGCGGCCGGAGCCGGGGATGATCGTGCCGTCGGCGAAAATGGATCTGCGGGTGGGCGGGAAATTGCGCATCCAGATGCAGGATCCGAAGGGGGAGTATTTTACGGCGGCGGGCGAGTTTCGTGAGGTGAAGGCGCCGGAGAAGCTGGTGTATACGTGGGATTGGGAGAAGGACGGGAGCGGCGATGATTTCGGTGAGGGAGAAGGGAAGGTGTCGCTGATCACGGTGGAGTTTTTGAAGCGGGGTGAGAAGCAGACGGAGTTTGTGATGACGCATACGCGGTTTGCCACGGTGGAGAGCCGGGACAGTCATGCGGGTGGATGGGGGCGCGCGGTGGATGTGCTGGCGGAGTATGTGGAGAAGGTGGGGTAA
- a CDS encoding DUF899 domain-containing protein produces the protein MSAVILEAQEHRVVSQKEWLVARRELLNKEKEATRLRDELAVARRKLPWVEVEKDYVFDSPNGKVKLTDLFAGRKQLIVYHFMFGPDWQEGCPSCSFVSDHFDGALAHLEARDVTLVAVSRAALAKIEAFKGRMGWHFKWVSSSGSEFNHDFHVSFTAAELATGKVNYNYVMQEFPSAEGPGISVFFKDANGDIFHTYSTFGRGVEDAMSTYRMLDMVPKGRDEGDLEFPMAWVRYHDRYGTNEFADADKPYWPETESKSACGCAKKG, from the coding sequence ATGAGTGCAGTGATATTGGAAGCGCAGGAACATAGGGTGGTGTCGCAGAAGGAGTGGTTGGTGGCGCGGAGGGAGTTGCTGAACAAGGAGAAAGAGGCGACGCGGTTGCGGGATGAGTTGGCGGTGGCGCGACGCAAGCTGCCGTGGGTGGAGGTGGAGAAGGATTATGTTTTTGATTCACCGAACGGCAAGGTGAAGCTGACGGATCTGTTCGCGGGGCGGAAGCAACTGATCGTTTATCATTTCATGTTCGGGCCGGACTGGCAGGAGGGGTGTCCGAGTTGTTCGTTTGTGTCGGATCATTTTGATGGGGCGCTGGCGCATCTGGAGGCGCGGGATGTCACGTTGGTGGCGGTGTCGCGAGCAGCGCTAGCGAAGATCGAGGCGTTCAAAGGGCGAATGGGCTGGCATTTCAAATGGGTGTCATCGAGCGGGAGTGAGTTCAATCATGACTTCCATGTGTCATTCACGGCGGCGGAACTGGCGACGGGGAAGGTGAATTATAATTACGTGATGCAGGAGTTTCCGAGTGCGGAGGGGCCGGGCATCAGCGTGTTCTTCAAGGATGCGAATGGGGACATCTTTCACACGTATTCCACTTTTGGACGGGGTGTGGAGGATGCGATGAGCACGTATCGGATGCTGGATATGGTGCCGAAGGGGCGGGATGAGGGTGATCTGGAGTTTCCGATGGCGTGGGTGCGGTATCATGATCGCTACGGCACGAATGAGTTTGCGGATGCGGACAAGCCGTATTGGCCGGAGACGGAATCCAAGTCGGCGTGTGGGTGTGCGAAGAAGGGGTGA
- a CDS encoding GFA family protein yields MSKIAVPFSGGCACGAVRYEASAEPVVMLHCHCRDCQRSSGGPFSSFVVVPTEAFKFTKGELKFHASPSEAGGMTRRGFCTECGSPVMGKPDMVPGIVAIRAGSMDDPSGFNPQMDVWVSDALVWDKMDASLARFGKYPVM; encoded by the coding sequence ATGAGCAAAATTGCGGTTCCTTTTTCAGGTGGGTGTGCGTGTGGGGCGGTGCGGTATGAGGCTTCGGCGGAGCCGGTGGTGATGTTGCATTGTCATTGCCGGGATTGCCAGAGATCGAGTGGAGGACCGTTCTCATCTTTTGTGGTGGTGCCGACGGAGGCGTTCAAGTTCACGAAGGGGGAGTTGAAATTTCATGCGTCGCCGAGTGAGGCGGGTGGGATGACGCGGCGCGGGTTTTGTACGGAGTGCGGTTCGCCGGTGATGGGGAAGCCGGACATGGTGCCGGGCATTGTGGCGATCCGGGCGGGGAGCATGGATGATCCGAGCGGGTTCAATCCGCAGATGGATGTGTGGGTGTCAGATGCGCTGGTGTGGGATAAGATGGATGCAAGTTTAGCTAGGTTCGGAAAATATCCGGTGATGTGA